From a single Triplophysa rosa linkage group LG17, Trosa_1v2, whole genome shotgun sequence genomic region:
- the fam110a gene encoding protein FAM110A, producing MSIDTLQPSPRRFLKLAETSAMPSRNPESRCPVKSSPGTRKPSAVERLEADKVKYVKSQQVALKKQQPVTCPSNNSQSGPGAQQPTRKVPARPTKSETPPLDLEHLCKLIDGVDDTTTTAVSTQPIITEKVQEDADPCKSLSPTLNALEEPLVVSSPTSQGKADALGANGCPVMTVRRVDVRPQLPHTRMAGRPQLQIRPPGQPTMPQVPMQLLRFLRPYTQQNQHHINLKRLQNITSASRGPIKPPTSPAQISPTSKSPSSPFTSQPSPIKPNTEPASCTSPTQMTPTSVPPFLNDFQSPPSPAITHRSSTSSRKRPSLTRSKSDVSDCFSRAGAEIERFFNYCGLNPSDLKELARPGSDIVSVSRLRSASAPASERTAEGEEEEEEDAAKDERPGYGISVIERNARVIKWLYGMRQAKESPKVASM from the coding sequence ATGTCAATTGACACTCTACAACCGTCTCCACGGCGATTCCTAAAGCTGGCTGAAACTTCTGCCATGCCAAGTCGGAACCCAGAGTCCCGTTGTCCAGTCAAATCATCTCCAGGGACACGCAAACCCAGTGCAGTAGAACGTCTGGAAGCGGACAAGGTCAAGTATGTCAAGAGCCAGCAGGTggctttaaaaaaacagcagcCCGTCACTTGTCCATCCAACAACAGCCAGAGTGGACCAGGTGCTCAACAGCCGACTAGGAAGGTCCCTGCACGACCCACTAAGTCTGAGACTCCTCCCCTTGACCTGGAACATCTTTGCAAACTGATCGATGGCGTTGACGATACAACCACCACTGCGGTGTCTACGCAACCTATCATCACTGAGAAAGTCCAAGAGGATGCTGACCCATGCAAGTCCCTCTCCCCAACTCTAAATGCGTTGGAAGAACCTTTAGTTGTGTCATCTCCAACAAGTCAAGGAAAAGCAGATGCTTTAGGTGCTAATGGATGTCCCGTCATGACCGTACGGAGAGTCGATGTCAGGCCACAGTTACCTCATACGAGGATGGCTGGTAGACCACAGCTTCAAATCCGCCCACCAGGGCAACCCACCATGCCGCAGGTTCCAATGCAACTTTTGCGTTTTCTCAGGCcatacacacagcaaaatcagcACCACATTAATTTAAAACGCCTTCAAAACATTACAAGTGCCTCTCGAGGACCCATTAAGCCACCGACCAGTCCTGCCCAAATCTCACCCACTTCTAAATCTCCATCAAGCCCATTTACCTCTCAGCCTTCCCCCATTAAACCAAACACTGAACCTGCGTCATGTACATCTCCTACCCAAATGACTCCAACCTCGGTACCCCCATTCCTTAATGACTTCCAGTCACCACCATCTCCAGCCATCACTCACCGCTCGTCAACAAGCTCCAGGAAGCGTCCTTCCCTGACACGGTCAAAATCGGATGTCAGCGACTGCTTTTCACGGGCAGGGGCGGAAATTGAGCGCTTCTTTAATTATTGCGGGCTTAACCCCTCCGATTTAAAGGAGTTAGCTAGACCAGGTTCCGACATCGTGTCTGTTTCGCGTCTTCGCAGCGCCAGCGCCCCGGCATCTGAGCGTACAGCCGAgggtgaggaagaggaggaagaagaCGCAGCAAAAGATGAACGCCCTGGATATGGCATTTCTGTTATAGAAAGAAATGCACGAGTTATCAAGTGGCTTTATGGAATGCGTCAGGCCAAAGAAAGTCCCAAGGTGGCCAGTATGTAG
- the prickle3 gene encoding prickle planar cell polarity protein 3-B isoform X2, protein MMMKLVSDFQRHSISDDDSGCASEEYAWVPPGLKPEQVYQYFSCIPDDKVPYVNSVGERNRIKQLLHQLPAHDSEPQYCNSLDEEEKKELRLFSQQRKRENLGRGIVRLFPVTMTGAICQQCGRQICGGDIAVFASRAGHGTCWHPQCFQCASCNELLVDLIYFYQDGHIYCGRHHAEHIKPRCQACDEIIFADECTEAEGRHWHMKHFCCFECEAALGGQRYIMRESRPYCCCCYESLYAEYCDTCGDHIGIDQGQMTYEGQHWHATEACFCCASCRLPLLGRPFLPRGGLIFCSRSCSLGDDPDNSDSCDSALQSKSASYKLTQNKQRSSAQRPQGGSSSPNAIRSKGSMQKNALVTSSTTTVNGCSHLPLENKGVCTSFPSEPPQYEQAHTQNSHLPSQLLPAANDRTESLCKDQSNRTDSPYSGLEFTVELNGYAEFGPFPPSCTSRGTSTAKDCGNAVESYTGISSEPQPSDAFDDFIDSDSFPPPPPPVCFDPSDLPPPSDSPPTVTEPEETPVAPVRNGTARVSFREPISCSYSVEEDDWEEEETVEVNRNEEEEQEDDGEEAVGSLGHRLRFCTGVPSQIDLLDGSYHRSLRRGHGGHVGTEKHAKRFRGSQSDRPRLDILESREGDSRHRSNSVLDERHGSLTLHSTRYKHEESCSTCSSSTDSEEEGFFMGERIPLPPQLTGGQKESDGQREEAKKSRTGSFRRKRTQSLSTKEKDNCLLS, encoded by the exons ATGATGATGAAGCTAGTGTCAGACTTCCAAAGGCACTCCATATCCGACGACGACTCGGGATGTGCTTCTGAAGAATACGCCTGGGTGCCGCCTGGTCTCAAGCCTGAACAG GTTTACCAATACTTCAGCTGTATTCCAGATGATAAGGTGCCATATGTAAACAGTGTTGGTGAACGAAATCGCATTAAACAACTCTTACATCAGCTCCCAGCCCATGACAGTGAG cCTCAGTACTGTAATTCTCTGGATGAAGAAGAGAAGAAGGAACTGAGATTATTCAGCCagcagaggaagagagagaatcTTGGACGTGGCATCGTGCGACTTTTCCCGGTCACCATGACTGGAGCCATCTGCCAACAG TGTGGAAGGCAGATCTGTGGTGGGGACATAGCAGTGTTTGCATCACGTGCGGGTCACGGCACCTGCTGGCACCCTCAATGCTTCCAGTGTGCTTCCTGTAATGAGTTACTGGTAgatctcatttatttttatcaggACGGGCACATTTATTGCGGCCGGCACCATGCTGAGCACATCAAACCACGCTGTCAGGCCTGTGATGAG ATCATCTTTGCCGATGAGTGTACGGAGGCTGAGGGCCGGCACTGGCACATGAAGCATTTCTGCTGTTTCGAGTGTGAAGCAGCGCTCGGTGGTCAACGTTACATCATGAGAGAGAGTCGACCATACTGTTGCTGTTGCTATGAGTCGCTGTACGCCGAGTACTGCGACACCTGCGGGGACCATATTG GTATAGACCAGGGGCAGATGACGTATGAGGGCCAGCACTGGCACGCCACTGAAGCATGTTTCTGCTGTGCCAGCTGTCGACTCCCCCTGCTGGGCAGACCCTTCTTACCTCGGGGAGGGCTCATTTTCTGCTCTCGCTCCTGCTCATTGGGGGACGATCCTGATAACTCAGACTCTTGTGATTCAGCCCTGCAGAGCAAATCGGCCTCATATAAACTCACTCAAAATAAGCAACGTAGTTCTGCGCAGCGGCCACAAGGGGGAAGCAGCAGTCCCAATGCCATCAGGTCTAAAGGCAGTATGCAGAAGAATGCACTAGTAACCTCTAGCACAACAACAGTGAATGGGTGTAGTCATCTTCCACTGGAGAACAAAG GCGTTTGCACCTCATTCCCTTCTGAACCTCCACAATATGAACAAGCGCACACGCAGAACTCCCACCTGCCCTCTCAGCTCCTTCCGGCAGCCAATGACAGGACAGAATCTCTGTGCAAGGACCAATCAAACAGGACGGACAGTCCATACAGCGGTCTGGAGTTCACAGTAGAGCTGAATGGCTATGCAGAATTTGGCCCTTTCCCACCCAGCTGCACGTCCAGAGGAACTTCCACAGCAAAGGATTGTGGGAATGCTGTTGAAAGTTACACAG GAATCTCCTCTGAACCCCAGCCATCAGATGCATTCGACGATTTCATTGACTCGGACTCCTTTCCGCCACCTCCACCCCCTGTGTGTTTTGACCCATCTGATTTGCCGCCCCCTTCAGATTCCCCACCCACTGTTACAGAACCTGAAGAGACTCCTGTTGCACCTGTTCGCAACGGCACAGCCAGGGTCAGCTTCAGAGAGCCAATCAGCTGCAGTTATTCAGTGGAAGAGGACGATTGGGAGGAAGAGGAAACCGTTGAGGTAAACAGAAATGAAGAAGAGGAGCAGGAGGACGATGGAGAAGAAGCCGTGGGAAGTTTGGGACACAGGTTGAGGTTTTGCACTGGAGTACCATCACAGATAGACCTGCTGG ATGGGTCCTACCATCGCAGCCTCCGACGAGGACATGGTGGCCACGTTGGCACTGAGAAGCATGCAAAGCGTTTTCGAGGCTCGCAAAGTGACAGACCTCGGCTGGACATCCTGGAATCCAGGGAAGGAGACAGCAGACACCGGTCCAACAGCGTCCTGGATGAAAGACATGGCAGCCTGACCCTGCACTCCACCCGCTACAAACACGAAGAGTCGTGCTCAACCTGCTCCTCATCCACAGATTCCGAGGAGGAAGGCTTTTTTATGGGCGAGCGTATTCCTCTGCCGCCGCAGCTGACAGGTGGACAAAAAGAGAGCGATGGACAAAgagaggaagcaaagaaaagcaGGACAGGAAGTTTTAGGAGGAAGAGAACGCAGAGTCTCAGTACGAAAGAAAAAGACAACTGCTTACTATCCTGA
- the prickle3 gene encoding prickle planar cell polarity protein 3 isoform X1: protein MFARGSKKRRSNRSSECEDPDRGQPCMRCGEQCPGFRMHGWRKICVHCKCVREEHVVRSVPGQLEKMMMKLVSDFQRHSISDDDSGCASEEYAWVPPGLKPEQVYQYFSCIPDDKVPYVNSVGERNRIKQLLHQLPAHDSEPQYCNSLDEEEKKELRLFSQQRKRENLGRGIVRLFPVTMTGAICQQCGRQICGGDIAVFASRAGHGTCWHPQCFQCASCNELLVDLIYFYQDGHIYCGRHHAEHIKPRCQACDEIIFADECTEAEGRHWHMKHFCCFECEAALGGQRYIMRESRPYCCCCYESLYAEYCDTCGDHIGIDQGQMTYEGQHWHATEACFCCASCRLPLLGRPFLPRGGLIFCSRSCSLGDDPDNSDSCDSALQSKSASYKLTQNKQRSSAQRPQGGSSSPNAIRSKGSMQKNALVTSSTTTVNGCSHLPLENKGVCTSFPSEPPQYEQAHTQNSHLPSQLLPAANDRTESLCKDQSNRTDSPYSGLEFTVELNGYAEFGPFPPSCTSRGTSTAKDCGNAVESYTGISSEPQPSDAFDDFIDSDSFPPPPPPVCFDPSDLPPPSDSPPTVTEPEETPVAPVRNGTARVSFREPISCSYSVEEDDWEEEETVEVNRNEEEEQEDDGEEAVGSLGHRLRFCTGVPSQIDLLDGSYHRSLRRGHGGHVGTEKHAKRFRGSQSDRPRLDILESREGDSRHRSNSVLDERHGSLTLHSTRYKHEESCSTCSSSTDSEEEGFFMGERIPLPPQLTGGQKESDGQREEAKKSRTGSFRRKRTQSLSTKEKDNCLLS from the exons GAAGATCTGTGTGCACTGTAAGTGTGTACGGGAAGAGCATGTGGTGCGCTCGGTGCCCGGCCAGCTCGAAAAGATGATGATGAAGCTAGTGTCAGACTTCCAAAGGCACTCCATATCCGACGACGACTCGGGATGTGCTTCTGAAGAATACGCCTGGGTGCCGCCTGGTCTCAAGCCTGAACAG GTTTACCAATACTTCAGCTGTATTCCAGATGATAAGGTGCCATATGTAAACAGTGTTGGTGAACGAAATCGCATTAAACAACTCTTACATCAGCTCCCAGCCCATGACAGTGAG cCTCAGTACTGTAATTCTCTGGATGAAGAAGAGAAGAAGGAACTGAGATTATTCAGCCagcagaggaagagagagaatcTTGGACGTGGCATCGTGCGACTTTTCCCGGTCACCATGACTGGAGCCATCTGCCAACAG TGTGGAAGGCAGATCTGTGGTGGGGACATAGCAGTGTTTGCATCACGTGCGGGTCACGGCACCTGCTGGCACCCTCAATGCTTCCAGTGTGCTTCCTGTAATGAGTTACTGGTAgatctcatttatttttatcaggACGGGCACATTTATTGCGGCCGGCACCATGCTGAGCACATCAAACCACGCTGTCAGGCCTGTGATGAG ATCATCTTTGCCGATGAGTGTACGGAGGCTGAGGGCCGGCACTGGCACATGAAGCATTTCTGCTGTTTCGAGTGTGAAGCAGCGCTCGGTGGTCAACGTTACATCATGAGAGAGAGTCGACCATACTGTTGCTGTTGCTATGAGTCGCTGTACGCCGAGTACTGCGACACCTGCGGGGACCATATTG GTATAGACCAGGGGCAGATGACGTATGAGGGCCAGCACTGGCACGCCACTGAAGCATGTTTCTGCTGTGCCAGCTGTCGACTCCCCCTGCTGGGCAGACCCTTCTTACCTCGGGGAGGGCTCATTTTCTGCTCTCGCTCCTGCTCATTGGGGGACGATCCTGATAACTCAGACTCTTGTGATTCAGCCCTGCAGAGCAAATCGGCCTCATATAAACTCACTCAAAATAAGCAACGTAGTTCTGCGCAGCGGCCACAAGGGGGAAGCAGCAGTCCCAATGCCATCAGGTCTAAAGGCAGTATGCAGAAGAATGCACTAGTAACCTCTAGCACAACAACAGTGAATGGGTGTAGTCATCTTCCACTGGAGAACAAAG GCGTTTGCACCTCATTCCCTTCTGAACCTCCACAATATGAACAAGCGCACACGCAGAACTCCCACCTGCCCTCTCAGCTCCTTCCGGCAGCCAATGACAGGACAGAATCTCTGTGCAAGGACCAATCAAACAGGACGGACAGTCCATACAGCGGTCTGGAGTTCACAGTAGAGCTGAATGGCTATGCAGAATTTGGCCCTTTCCCACCCAGCTGCACGTCCAGAGGAACTTCCACAGCAAAGGATTGTGGGAATGCTGTTGAAAGTTACACAG GAATCTCCTCTGAACCCCAGCCATCAGATGCATTCGACGATTTCATTGACTCGGACTCCTTTCCGCCACCTCCACCCCCTGTGTGTTTTGACCCATCTGATTTGCCGCCCCCTTCAGATTCCCCACCCACTGTTACAGAACCTGAAGAGACTCCTGTTGCACCTGTTCGCAACGGCACAGCCAGGGTCAGCTTCAGAGAGCCAATCAGCTGCAGTTATTCAGTGGAAGAGGACGATTGGGAGGAAGAGGAAACCGTTGAGGTAAACAGAAATGAAGAAGAGGAGCAGGAGGACGATGGAGAAGAAGCCGTGGGAAGTTTGGGACACAGGTTGAGGTTTTGCACTGGAGTACCATCACAGATAGACCTGCTGG ATGGGTCCTACCATCGCAGCCTCCGACGAGGACATGGTGGCCACGTTGGCACTGAGAAGCATGCAAAGCGTTTTCGAGGCTCGCAAAGTGACAGACCTCGGCTGGACATCCTGGAATCCAGGGAAGGAGACAGCAGACACCGGTCCAACAGCGTCCTGGATGAAAGACATGGCAGCCTGACCCTGCACTCCACCCGCTACAAACACGAAGAGTCGTGCTCAACCTGCTCCTCATCCACAGATTCCGAGGAGGAAGGCTTTTTTATGGGCGAGCGTATTCCTCTGCCGCCGCAGCTGACAGGTGGACAAAAAGAGAGCGATGGACAAAgagaggaagcaaagaaaagcaGGACAGGAAGTTTTAGGAGGAAGAGAACGCAGAGTCTCAGTACGAAAGAAAAAGACAACTGCTTACTATCCTGA